A stretch of Vibrio maritimus DNA encodes these proteins:
- the erpA gene encoding iron-sulfur cluster insertion protein ErpA, which produces MSDVAIPLNFSDAAATRVQALIAEEENPELKLRVYITGGGCSGFQYGFTFDESVNDGDTTIEKCGVTLVVDPMSLQYLVGGTVDYTEGLEGSRFFVNNPNATTTCGCGASFSV; this is translated from the coding sequence GTGAGTGATGTAGCTATTCCATTAAATTTTTCTGATGCCGCGGCAACGCGCGTACAAGCGCTGATCGCAGAAGAAGAAAACCCAGAGCTTAAGCTTCGTGTTTACATCACCGGTGGTGGCTGTAGTGGTTTTCAATACGGTTTCACGTTTGATGAAAGCGTTAACGATGGTGATACGACCATCGAAAAATGTGGTGTAACGCTCGTCGTTGATCCAATGAGTCTACAATACCTTGTAGGTGGCACAGTGGACTATACAGAAGGTCTTGAGGGTTCACGTTTCTTCGTGAATAACCCAAATGCCACAACGACGTGTGGATGCGGTGCATCCTTCAGTGTCTAA
- the hemL gene encoding glutamate-1-semialdehyde 2,1-aminomutase: MTKSAELYEKAQQTIPGGVNSPVRAFNGVGGSPIFVERADGPLIFDADGKAYIDYVGSWGPMILGHNHAVIRDAVIDAAQRGLSFGAPTEMEINMAELVRKLVPSMEQLRMVSSGTEATMSAIRLARGYTGRDKIMKFEGCYHGHADSLLVKAGSGALTLGQPSSPGVPADFAKYTLTARFNDLESVKALFEANKGEIACIIVEPVAGNMNCIPPVEGFHEGLRQICDEEGALLIFDEVMTGFRVAQGGAQAYYNIKPDLTTLGKVIGGGMPVGAFGGRKEVMQHIAPTGPVYQAGTLSGNPIAMAAGYACLTLLSEEGNEKRLAQKTKQLADGFKSLADKHGIPLVVNQVGGMFGFFFTEQETITCYEDVAKCDIERFKRFFHLMLDHGVYLAPSAFEASFTSLAHGSKEIDATLEAADRCFAMLAQEA; encoded by the coding sequence ATGACCAAATCAGCTGAGCTGTATGAAAAAGCGCAACAGACCATCCCTGGTGGTGTTAACTCTCCGGTTCGTGCCTTTAACGGCGTAGGTGGTTCACCTATCTTCGTTGAACGTGCCGATGGTCCATTGATTTTTGATGCTGATGGTAAAGCGTATATCGACTACGTAGGTTCATGGGGTCCAATGATCCTTGGTCACAACCACGCTGTGATTCGCGATGCGGTTATCGATGCAGCTCAACGTGGCCTTAGCTTCGGTGCCCCAACTGAAATGGAAATCAACATGGCGGAGCTCGTTCGCAAGCTAGTACCTTCAATGGAACAGCTTCGTATGGTGAGCTCGGGTACAGAAGCAACAATGAGTGCTATCCGCCTAGCTCGTGGCTACACAGGTCGCGACAAAATCATGAAGTTTGAAGGTTGTTATCATGGCCACGCAGATAGCCTGTTGGTAAAAGCGGGCTCTGGTGCGTTAACACTTGGTCAACCTAGCTCTCCTGGTGTGCCTGCTGATTTTGCAAAATACACCCTGACAGCTCGCTTCAACGATCTTGAATCCGTAAAAGCGCTGTTTGAAGCAAACAAGGGCGAGATTGCCTGCATCATCGTTGAACCCGTTGCAGGCAACATGAACTGCATCCCACCAGTTGAAGGCTTCCACGAAGGCCTGCGTCAGATCTGTGACGAGGAAGGCGCACTGCTTATCTTTGATGAGGTAATGACAGGCTTCCGCGTTGCTCAAGGCGGCGCTCAAGCTTACTACAACATCAAGCCGGATCTAACGACGCTTGGCAAAGTAATCGGTGGTGGTATGCCGGTAGGTGCGTTTGGTGGTCGTAAAGAAGTAATGCAACACATTGCGCCAACGGGCCCTGTTTACCAAGCGGGTACGTTATCTGGCAACCCAATCGCTATGGCGGCGGGTTACGCTTGTTTGACACTATTGTCTGAAGAAGGCAATGAAAAGCGTCTGGCTCAAAAGACCAAACAACTTGCTGACGGTTTCAAATCACTGGCAGACAAACACGGTATCCCGTTGGTCGTAAACCAGGTGGGCGGCATGTTTGGCTTCTTCTTCACTGAGCAAGAGACTATTACTTGCTACGAAGATGTCGCGAAATGCGATATCGAACGCTTCAAGCGCTTCTTCCACCTAATGTTGGACCATGGTGTCTATCTAGCACCTTCGGCGTTTGAAGCCAGCTTCACCTCATTAGCTCATGGTTCAAAAGAGATCGATGCAACGCTGGAAGCCGCTGACCGCTGCTTCGCTATGCTGGCGCAAGAAGCATAA